The Streptococcus equi subsp. equi nucleotide sequence AATAAAGGCAGAGACCAGCCAGCAGGCCCAGCTGATTCAGGACTCTATTGTTGCTATCAATCAGCAAATAAATAGTCTTTCTCAACAAATATCAGACTATGAAGAGCTTCGATCTGCGATCATTAACCAATCCGATAGTCTATCCTCCAATAACCCACATCAAGCCACCCTTGATGCCTATCTCTCTCAATCTCAAGCAAACCAAGAGACTGCCACCAATCAGCTTCTATTTCAAATAGACCAAAATCTTTTAAACCTAAAAACCTCTATAGATAGCCTCTATAGGCAACGTGCTAATCTACATCAATCTACCAGCTATGATAATAGCCTCAACACAAAGCTAGAAATACTCCGAACACAGTTTTTGATAACAGCCTCTCAGCAGTTAACAGATGTCAATCATCATATTACTGAGCTCAAGGCGCAATTGGAGCAAGCCACTCTTCAGGTAAACAATCTGGTGATCAAAGCCTCAAAAAGTGGCATTGTTCAGCTCAATAGTGCTTTTGAAGGCAAAATTAGTATCCCAATCGGTCACGATATTGCCTACATTTATCCTAGCCTCAAACAAACAAAACAAGCCTTGCTCACTTACTATGTCAGCTCTGAATCTGTTTCTCTCCTTAAGAAGAACCAGGTTGTCAGGCTAGCTCTAGATAGACATGGAAATCAACCGATAGTCATTACGGGAACCATTAAAACCATTGATGAGCTAGCGACCAAAACCAAGCAGGGAAATCTTTTTAAGGTTACAGCCAAACTAACACTTTCTGAAAAAGAAAGCACTACTATTCAATATGGTCAGCAGGGACGAGTGATAAGTGTTATTGCCAAAAAAACATTCTTTGACTTTTATAAGGACAAGCTCTTTAAAGTGACAGAATAACCATTTAGCGCTTTTCAACGACCATTTAGGACATAGAGTACAACAAAGAGTCAAGATAAGCTATAATAACATAGACAGTATTTAAAAGGAGCTTTCAATATGGATAAACCAACTAGACAACCAAAGTTTCAGGAACTAACGCCTTCTCAGTTAACTCAGATTACTGGAGGAGGCTGGCTTGAAGGTCTTCAAAAAGTTTTCAATGTCTCTAAGCCAAAACTACTAAAATAGTAACATTCTCCATTTTCAAAACACCACTACCTAAAGGTACTGAGACACTATCGGAATGATGTGATCCTAAACATCAAATCTGATAGGTGCAAGACAGTTTTCCTTTACTAGTGGTGTTTTTTTATAACCTAAGCTCAAGTGTTTGACCAAATACATGATTTTGACTTATAGTCTTAATCATCACATTGGGATAACGATTGATAATTTCCATAGCATTATAAAGTCCCACACCTCTATTATCCCCCTTGGTGCTTACTCCGAAATCATATAGAAAGGATAGATCAATCTTCTCTTCCTTAGTTGTATTTTCAATCATAAATAGTTGCTTATTGTCCAAAGTAAAATAAGAAATCGTTATCTTAGACGAAGAAGCTTCAACAGCAGCCTCTATAGCATTATCACATAAAATAGACACAATAGTAAGAAAATCAATCAGCTCCATGCCTTGCGGACTGATATCCTCTGGAACCTCTAAAGATACTGAAATCCCACTTTCTAAAGCCTGACTAAATTTTGCAGCTAAAAGACTTTTCAAGGCTGTGTCAGTGACATGGATAAGACGCCCAACATCATATTTTTGCTTGCGAAATCGTTTATTTGAATCCTTAAAGACCGATTGATAAACTGACCTAACAATAGACATGCTATCATTATCTATACCAAACTTTAACGTGGCAATCAGATTGCTATAGTCATGACGAAATCCTCGAACCTCTCTGTAAAGCTCCTCTATCTGACGACTATAGCTCTCAATATTTGCCAGCTGCAGCTCTCTTTGAAAGGTCAGTCTTTCTTGCAGTGTATCTCTTAGCGACCGGTCCAGTCTCGACACAGTTCCCATAAATATAATCCAATAGCCAAGCATCATGCATTGACGATAGGCATAAGTATCAACAGCTAGCTCATACTCTAAATAAGCAAGCAATTGGATCAAAAAATAATAGCTAACCATAGACCAGTTGGTCACACCTAAAATTCTTTTATCCCTATCAGATAAAAGATTAATTCTTAATGCTCTGAAATCATATCGTAGCCACCGCAAAAAGAGAAAAACCATCAAAGTAGATACTATATCTGTAAAAATTCCCCAAAATCCATCATTTGTTAAATGATAATCAAGTTTAAAAAGAGGTAAGATAAAAAAACCAAGCAGTCGGTACCAAAGGCTCCACAGGGTAATAGGAAATAGCCCATAAAATATCAATAATGTTTTTGATAAGGGTCGCAGCAATAGCCATGATATCACTACCATATAAATTGGAAGACTCCAATAATTGAGAAGTGAAATGTCGGCAACATGATTAGCTATAGTGAAAAAAACAGCAAATCCTATTCTTAAAAAAGTACTGAAAGCAACTTCAAGCCAGGTTAATTGACGTCCACTGATTTTGGAAAAGAGCACTAACGATAAGCCTATACTTGTCGTCATTTCTAAGAAAAATAAAATAAGCTTCATTAATTATCTCCTCTATGTAGGTTCTCAATTGTTGTTAAAACACTGTTCATTTTACTACGAGCAATTAAGCAGCTAGAGCCATTTCGAAAATAAACCACTCGCTCAATCTTATCTACCCTAACGACATTCCTATGATTAATCAAAAAAGAACGATGACATTGCAAAAAACGAGACTCTTGCTTCAAAATATCCGTCAAAGTCCCCGTAAATTGCATTCTCTCCTTTTTTGTATACAAATTGACACGATGCGCTCGTGACGATGTCTCAATATACAGGATATCATTAAAAGGCACCTGTACCTGAGCATAACGAGATGTAAAATAAAAAGCACTTTCCGCTATCGTTTCACTATTTTGCCGCACAGCATATAATAAAGCAGTCTCTACCCGTTGAACAAACTCAGTTTGAGGCAGCTCTTTATCGATATAGTCCAAAGCAGATACCTGATACTGAAAAGCCAAGGGCATAAATTCCGAGTGAGTCGTTACAAAAACAATCATCGCATCTGGATTTATCTGACGAATTTGCCTAGCAACCTCAAGCCCTTTTTTGTTCTCATTTTTTATCTCAATATCTAAAAAGAATAGCTGCTGACCACAGTTCTTCTTGATAGCACTTAATAGCTGATGAGGCCTTCCAAAACAGTCAAGTCCTTGAAATAATAGCTGGTGCTTAACCTCAAGCTCTTTAATGAGCTTTTCTAAATATCTCTGCTGAATCATATCATCTTCTAAAATAACTACTCTCACCTAAACTCAGTCCCCTATCCAATCTGCAGAAGCATTAGCACTACTACCGTTTCAACAAAATAATAAGCACAATAACAAAAATAAATCCATTAAAAACAACTGCATCAAAACTCATAAAAATAATATTTTGTACTTATTTTAGCATAAAATACCATTTTTGAATACACTAATCTCTAATAAACTAATGCTATCTAGTCTTAGCTAGCAATAACCTAGTGCTTCTAACAACAATAATCAGCTCAACAATTTTTAGCAGCTACCTTTTTAAAAAAACTGGGATAAAAAGATTTCTCAGGTAAGAAAAATAGAGATTCACCAAACAGTGAATCTCTATTTTTTGAACTGAAACTCCTTTTGTCCCAAACTCATAAGATGTATTGACTTTATGAGATGAACAATTTGTTACACTTGATTTGATCATCGGGGTTTAGAAAAAATAGTGAAAAGAATCCTCATAATTCGTGAAAAATATAATTTCTCACCCAAAAATCCAATTCAAGATTGTATTTATAAGAAGTAGCATGATTAAAGTTATAGAAATTCTTATCAACGCTTCTTCTTTTTTAACAACACCAAATATCAATAGTATAATCGGAACTAAAACTAATACTACTAATAATATTGTTTTATAATCCATTGATAATGGCCTGTCCTGCACCAACAATGCATCCTATTCCTGCACCCAATACATACAATGGACCAGAGAAAGCACCTGTAACGATTGCTCCACCTGCACAATGCCCTGCAACAGAGCCCCAATTAATTTTACCGCCATTTACACTTGCCAAATCAAGCTCATATAACATCTGAAAATCTTCGTACTGCTTCATGGTATATACTCCTTTCTTAGTTAAATCTATTACCTATCATTCCACCCATGCATGCAAAACCTCCCCCAATTGCACCAACATGTGCACCAACAAATGCACCTGGAAGTACGCCAATCCCTCCTGCTGGGGCACCCCACAAAGCCCCACTTCCAGCTCCTATTAACATATATCCTCCCATGTCTTTAAGACAGTCCTTACCAGAATATCCACCTTCAACAGTTGCAAGAGCCTCTATATTCATAACATCAAATTGATTAATCGTTTCTGTATTCATTTTGAATACCTCCATAACATATTTTTTCTTTATGTCGCGATCACGATTTAAGTATAGCATTCTAGTATCATATTTTTTCTAAAAGTCTTAAACGGTCGTTTTTTCATCGTAAACGGTCATTTTCAATCGTTTTCAACCGTTCAAGACAAAATTAACTACCATTCAGGATTTTCATTGGATAAATAGCTATTTTTTGGCTCTTTGCCAACCCACTAAAGCTATTAATAAAAAAATAAGACAGTAGTCACATTTAGGCTACTGTCTCTTTTATCTAAAGCCTTGATCGGTAAGAAAAGAGCCAGTCTTTTCCAACTAATCGATTATTGTTGTGGTTTTTGTCGCTTTTGTAGCTTCACTACAGCCTCGGTCCTTGCTGTGTGTGGAAACATGTCAACAGATTGAATATATATCACATCATAGACCTGAACCAAGGGTACCAGATCACGAGCCAAGGTTGAGGTATTACAGGAGACATAAACCATTTTAGCTGGCTGATAGTGTAAAATCGTTTGTAATAGCTTGTCATCTAGTCCTGTTCGAGGTGGATCTACAATCAAGGCATCAGCTCGGTAGCCTTCAGCGTACCAGCTTGGGATCAGTTCCTCTGCCTTGCCAGTCTCATAATAAGCATTGTCAAAGCCCAATGCCTGCGCATTTTTCCTAGCATCAGCAATTGCCTCTGGAATAATATCCATACCACGAACAGATCTTACTTTGTTTGCAACTGCCAGACCAATTGAGCCAACACCGCAATAAGCATCAATAATATGCTCCTCAGCTGTGGGCTCAAGCGCCTGAACCACTTGACTATATAAAACCTCTGTCTGTGTGGGATTAAGCTGATAAAAGGCTCTTGGCGACAGGGCAAAGCTATGGCTCAAAACCTCCTCTTGAATGGTCTCCTGACCCCAGAGAATCTCAGTTTTGGCGCCATAAATATCACTCGTTTTTGAAGTATTGATGTTTAAAGCAACAGTCCTGATTTGTGGAAATGCAGCAGTCAGCTCAGCAATAAGACCTGCCAGCCTCACCTCTTTACTGCTTACAAAAATCAACTGAACCTGATCACTGGCCTGTGCCCTACGAACCATAACTGTACGAATTCCAGCTACTCTGCGTTCATTATAGATAGGAATCCTATACCGATCAAGCAGCTGAGTCACATGATTAACAATCGCCTGTGTTAGCTGATCCTGAACCAGACAATCATCAATGGCAACCAAGCAATGGCTCCCTTCTGAAAATAAGCCTGCCTTGACGGAGCCACCAAACGAACGCGTCTGAAACTGTAATTTTGCTCGGTAATGCTGCGGCTCTGCCATTCCTAAGGTATGACGAATCTCAAACTCTTCATACCCCTTAGGCTTAAACTTTTTTAAGGCCTGCCGAATGATGTCATCCTTAAAGTAGAGCTGCTTAGGATAGGCCAGATGCATGATTTGACAGCCTCCACAGGTCTCATAAATGGAACAGGCCGGCTTCACCCGGTTTTTAGAAGCCTTATTAATCACCAAGAGCCTTGCCTCAGCAAAATTGCGCTTAACAGCAGTCACTTGACAAAAAACCTCTTCTCCCTTCAAGGCTCCGGGAACAAAGACCAAGGTCTTTTTATAAAAACCAATTCCCTCACCATTAATCCCCATTCGCTTAATCTTAAGCGGTATTTTTTGCTTTATTTTGACATTCATTCCTGACTAAATATTACTCCTAATCGCTTAAGCCTTGCTATCATCTGCTTGCCAACACCTGGAATATCAAGAAGCTCTTGAGTTGTCCAGGCCGAAAAATCCTCCAGAGTATGAATCCCATACTGATTAAACAAATTGACCTTACTTAAAGGAAGATCAAGCTCCTCTAGAAATGTTAGCTCGCCTTCAGCCCCTTCAAAAAATTCCTGAACATAATGCTGCAGGTAATATTGTGCAGTCATCAATAGCGGTAGGATATTAAAAAAGGCAAGGTAAATACTTGATAAGCTGTTTGGCTCGTAGCTCTCCAGGGCACCAGCAGCTAAAATATCATCTATCGGAAAGGCTTTCTGTCTGACAATTGCCACAAAGTCTGGCACCGTCTCAGCAAGGTTAGCCAAAATATCATCAGCTAGCTCTTCTCTTTCAGCTAATAGCGCTCCAACCATCAAAGGAACCTCCATCAACAGATCTCCTCTATGATAATCCTTACTGTCATAAAAAGCCTCTGCCATCGTAAAATCAGACTTTAACACATAAAGAGCTAAGATTTCATACCTTGTCCCTAAGTGATCCCCTTCATCGTATTGATGAATTTCTAAGAGGTGATGTAAAGCTTTTTCATAAAGACCATTTTGCTTATACAGCATCGCCAGCTCAAATTTTTGAGACAAGTAAGGTCTCTCTTCAAGATTCACCCATCCCATAGGCTTAGAAGCAAGCCAGGCCTGATGCTGACAGTCTTCATCAAAGGCCAAATACTTGATTAAGTCATAGGCTCTATCTCCTGCAAAGTGCTCCAAGTCCGACAACAACTGGTTATCCATGCTGTTTAAAAGAGCCTCTAAGTCATCACTGAAAAACTCTGTCTCATGTCCAAAGAGCATATCATCTTCTGCATCAGCTTGGCGATAGTGCTGTAAGCTAACAACCTTATCTCTATCTTTTTTATCTTTTTCTGTCATAATGCCCTTTCAATCTATTGACCATTTATACTCTTATTTTACCATTTTTGTTATAATGAGGGTATGAAAATCAGTCAAATTGAAAAGAAAAAGCATTTATACCTCATTAAGCTAGACAATGGTGATAGCCTAACGGTCACAGAAGATACGATTGTCACATTTATGCTAAGTAAGCACATGGTCATAGACAGCCAACAATGGGAGGACATCAAAAGCTTCGCACAATTCTCATATGGTAAAAGCAAGGCCTTAGGTTTTATTGCCTTCCAACAAAGGAGCCAAAAGCAAGTCCAAGATTACCTGCTAAAGCATCAGATTAGTCCTGATCTCATTCCAAGCATTATTGATAGCCTAAAACAAGGCAAATGGATTGATGATCAGCAATACGTTGACACCTATATACGCCAAAATAGCCTTACTGGAGACAAGGGACCATTACTTCTCAAGCAAAAGCTAATGCTCAAGGGAATAGCCTCACAACTCATTGAGCCTGTCCTAGCACAGACTGATTTTTCCTCTATAGCACAAAAGGCTGCTGAAAAAATCTACCAGAAATATCAACACAAATTGCCAAGTAAGGCCTTGACCGATAAAATCATACAAGGACTTCTTAACAAGGGCTTTTCCTATGACCTTGCCAAAGGCATTGTCAGTCAACTAAGCCTTGAGCAGGATAGTCAGCACATCGAAGACCTGCTTGATCAGGAATTCGACAAGCTATTACGAAAATACAGTCGTCGCTATGATGGCTATCAGTTGAAGCAAAAGCTTTACCAAGCCCTTTACCGCAAGGGCTATGACAGTGATGATATTACCACTAAGCTAAATGACTATTTCTAATTCTACCAAGGCTGCTGCACCGATTTGACGCAAAAGCTTTTAGTCAGCAACAAAGTAGTCCTATTATGATCCTGTAGCTTTGATAATGGTTTAGCTAGCTCCTCAACTGAACATCAGATTTCTAAAAACTTCTTTAAGCATTTGTCAGATCATATTGTCCAAAACAGTGATTTATTTTCTCAATTATGGTAAACTATAGAGGATAAGTTTAATTGTAGAAAGTTGGTAAGGCATGAAATTACCTAAAGAAGGCGACTTTATTACAATTCAAAGTTATAAGCATGATGGTAGATTGCACCGAACCTGGCGCGATACTATGGTACTAAAAACAACTGAAAATGCTCTGATTGGAGTTAATGATCACACACTTGTTACTGAAAGCGACGGCAGGCGATGGGTGACACGAGAGCCTGCGATTGTTTATTTTCATAAAAAATACTGGTTCAATATTATAGCAATGATTCGAGATAATGGTGTTTCCTATTATTGCAACCTTGCAAGTCCATACCTGATGGACGCAGAAGCGCTCAAGTATATTGACTATGATCTTGATGTCAAAGTCTTTGCAGATGGTGAAAAGAGATTGCTTGATGTAGACGAATATGAAATGCACAAGCAAGAAATGCATTATTCACCTAATCTGGATTTTATTTTAAAAGAGAATGTCAAGCTATTAGTCGACTGGATCAATAAAGAAAAAGGACCATTTTCAAAAGCCTATGTCAGTATTTGGTACAAACGTTATCTTGAACTGAAGAATCGTTAGTCGTTGTCTAGCACTCCACCGAGGGTGCTTTATTTAATCGCTAGTATAGTATCACAGCTGTAAACTGGACTGGCACTTGCAATCTATCAGCATTTGTTGTCAAATTCATATCATTAACCACTATAGCTTGGCACAAGCACAGACAGCCTATAACACCAAGTAGCAATCAGTATTTATCATCAGCTGCCTAGCTAGATCAGGCATTCAAATGACCTCATTATAACACCATAACAATAGAAAGGATTGACAATGGCATTTCAAGCAACAAAAGGACGATACGCAAGCTTTGGCGTTGCAGTCAGCCTTCCACCTGAGCTGATTGATACCTTCTGGGAAATCATTGACCATTACCTAAAAGGGGTGTTTCCCCTCAATACTGTTCTCACCTTCAGGCTAATTAAAAATAAAAAAAACCTTTCTTATGAGTACATTGATCAACAAGCTGGGCTTCGGATTGTTTTTGACTATAACACACCATTTAACGCCTTTTACCCCAAAACGCTCTATATCGTAAACCAGCAAGGAATTGAAACGATTTTATTGCCTCACGAGATGTATTGATAAGACCTCGGACATCAGCTATAAAGTCCTTACCATTCAGTTGTAGCTCATCACATCTGCTACAAGCACCAACATGAGATAATCTTGTGTCTTTATCCTAGCTCTGAATGCTGTATAGATATTCAGTCAGCCAGATACATAGCAATAAACTAAGCTCATGCCGGTAGAAATAGTCCTAACATGAGCTTGACAGTTTTTTCATTCTGTAAATCATTGCTAAGCAAACACATCACCTAAGCCCTATTTCCTATTCTGGGAAATGGAAATCTTGATAGAACATCCCAATAGTCCCATCATATTGAGCTATATCTATAGGGTCTGACATTTTGATATGTTATCATCTCATTTTACGACAATCACTATAGGCTTTATGACAATTGGCATCATTGTCATAACGATTAAATTCTATATGACCAAATGGCTAGTAGGAAGCTAATTGCTTTGTGTTAGCCTCACATAGGATCTTCACATACCCCGTAATCTTAAAAGTAGTTTTAACTGCACAAAACTTATAGAACCTAAAAATCAACAAACACACTTTAAAGTACAAAAACTTTGCCCTCCCTCAAAAAGCTCTATAATCTCTGTAGTCGGTAAGCCCACTGTGGAAATTATAGTTTTTTTAATTGTACAAAAACAAGCCCATATGACTTATCATGAAATGCAATCAAACCATCATTAGAAAGACTCATAGGAACACCTTAAGCATTACTCAGCATTTAAAAAACAATATCCAACCGTTGACTGTTCTAAAAGCTCACCCCCACATCGTTATCAATCCTAAGCTTGATTATTCAGTTCTCTTATGCCCTCACTACAAAGGAAACATGAGCAAACAAGACTTCCAAAAAGCCTCTAAAATCCCTATCTTCGATTGCCAAAGCTTTCCAACACTGCTTCAACTCAAAAAACACTGCTTTCAGTGGAAAGCCAGTTCTAAAGTGAGCCTTGCTCAAACTCCTTTTGGTTTTAACATCACAAAAAAGAGCACCAATCTGGTCCTCTTTAGACGTTAGTTAGGCTCAATAATTTCTGTAGTGGGTAAGTCCACTGCAGGGGTTATAGGGCTTTATGAGTATCAAAAAAGTCCCATATGACCTATAATGAAAAGCGACTAAACTATCATTTAGAAAGACTCATATGGAACAATCACATGTTATCACACAACTACTGGGAATTAAAGACCCTCATATCACATTCTCCAAAGAAATACACGACATGAAAACTCATAAGGAATTGAAAGCTGTCCTTGACTACGATGCCCCACCTTGCCCTAACTGCCAAAGTCAGATGGGCAAGTACGACTTCCAACGGGAATCCAAGGTCCCTTTTCTCGATTGCGCAGGCTACAAGACTTTGATTCGCCTCAAAAAGCGCCGTTTCAAATGTCAGTTTTGCGGAAAAATTACTGTCGCTGAGACTTCTCTAGTCCCTAAAAACCATCAAATACCAACCATCGTCAAACAGAAGGTGGCCCAGCTTCTCATCGAGAAAGTCTCCATGACCGCTATCGCTGATAGACTATCCATCTCCACCTCAACCGTCATGCGAAAGCTCAACGAGTTCACGTTCAAGTCTCATTTGACTTATTTACCCGAACATATGTCCTGGGATGAATATGCCTTTAAGAAGGGCAAGATGAGCTTTATTGCTCAGGACTTTGACACCAACAACATCATCGCTATTTTGGATGGACGGACGAAAGCTGTCATTCGCAACCACTTCCTGAGATATCCTCGGCAGGTCAGAAACGACGTTAAACTCATCACCATGGATATGTTTACCCCCTATTACAACCTGGCTAAGATGCTTTTCCCAAACGCTTAGATTGTCCTTGATCGTTTCCACATTGTGCAACATTTGGGACGTGCCATGAACCGTATCCGTACTCAAATCATGAACTCTTTTGATCGAAAATCCCACGAATACAAGGCTTTGAAACGTTACTGGAAGCTGATTCAACAAGATAGTAGCAAACTTAGTGACAAGCGTTTTTACCGCCCGACTTTTCGCATGCATTTGACAAACAAGGAGGTGGTCGAGCGTCTTTTGAGCTACTCTGACGAGCTTAGAAAGCATTATGACCTTTATCAGCTTCTGCTTTTTCACTTCCAGGAAAAGCAAGCTGACCACTTTTTCGGCCTGATTGAGGAGCAGATAGACAGTAGCAATCCTCTCTTTCAGACCGTTTTCAAGACCTTTTTGAAAGACAGAGACAAGATTGAGAACGCACTGGATTTGCCTTATTCTAACGCTAAACTGGAGGCTACCAATAATCTCATCAAAGTCATCAAGCGCAATGCTTTTGGATTTCGGAACTTTGAAAACTTTAAAAGACGGATTTTGATCGCTATCAATATTAAAAAAGAGAAGACCAATTTGGTCCTCTCCAGATGTTAGCTTGTCAACTACCCACTACAGTTGACATGGAGCCGTTAGTTATTAGTCAACCCACTACAGCTGACAAAAAATCCAAATAGTCCGTACGGGATTCGAACCCGCGACCCCCACCTTGGCAAGGTGGTGTTCTACCACTGAACTACGTTCGCAACTCTATCAATGCCGGCTACATGACTTGAACACGCGACCCTCTGATTACAAATCAGATGCTCTACCAACTGAGCTAAGCCGGCCTATCTATGCGGGTTAAGGGACTTGAACCCCCACGCCGTTAAGCGCCAGATCCTAAATCTGGTGCGTCTGCCAATTCCGCCAAACCCGCCTTTATGACCCGTACTGGGCTCGAACCAGTGACCCTTTGATTAAAAGTCAAATGCTCTACCAACTGAGCTAACGAGTCCTACGGTCCCGACGGGAATCGAACCCGCGATCTTCGCCGTGACAGGGCGACGTGATAACCGCTACACTACGGGACCTATTCATAACTTATGGGAGTTAACGGGATCGAACCGCTGACCCTCTGCTTGTAAGGCAGATGCTCTCCCAGCTGAGCTAAACTCCCCCAAGTGGATCTAAGCTAAGCAACTTCCGTATCTCACAGGGGGCAACCCCCAACTACTTCAGGCGTTCTAGGGCTTAACTACTGTGTTCGGCATGGGTACAGGTGTATCTCCTAGGCTATCGTCACTTAACTTACGAGTCTTCTCCACTCAAAATTGAATAACTATAGTCTAACAAGAATTCCTTAAGCTGTCAATAGCGACTGGTTTCATCTTTTGGATAAGTCCTCGAGCTATTAGTATTAGTCCGCTCCATGTGTCACCACACGTCCACTCCTAACCTATCTACCTGATCATCTCTCAGGGCTCTTACTAACTTAACGTTATGGGAAATCTCATCTTGAGGAGGGCTTCGCACTTAGATGCTTTCAGCGCTTATCCCTTCCCTACATAGCTACCCAGCTATGCCTCTGGCGAGACAACTGGTACACCAGCGGTAAGTCCACTCTGGTCCTCTCGTACTAGGAGCAGATCCTCTCAAATTTCCTACGCCCGCGACGGATAGGGACCGAACTGTCTCACGACGTTCTGAACCCAGCTCGCGTGCCGCTTTAATGGGCGAACAGCCCAACCCTTGGGACCGACTACAGCCCCAGGATGCGACGAGCCGACATCGAGGTGCCAAACCTCCCCGTCGATGTGAACTCTTGGGGGAGATAAGCCTGTTATCCCCAGGGTAGCTTTTATCCGTTGAGCGATGGCCCTTCCATACGGTACCACCGGATCACTAAGCCCGACTTTCGTCCCTGCTCGAGGTGTTGCTCTCGCAGTCAAGCTCCCTTATACCTTTACACTCTGCGATTGATTTCCAACCAATCTGAGGGAACCTTTGGGCGCCTCCGTTACATTTTAGGAGGCGACCGCCCCAGTCAAACTGCCCGTCAGACACTGTCTCCGATAGGGATCACCTATCCGGGTTAGAGTAGCCATAACACAAGGGTAGTATCCCAACATCGCCTCCATCGAAACTGGCGTCCCGACTTCTATGGCTCCTACCTATCCTGTACATGTGGTACAGATACTCAATATCAAACTGCAGTAAAGCTCCATGGGGTCTTTCCGTCCTGTCGCGGGTAACCTGCATCTTCACAGGTACTAAAATTTCACCGAGTCTCTCGTTGAGACAGTGCCCAAATCATTACGCCTTTCGTGCGGGTCG carries:
- the comB_2 gene encoding peptide ABC transporter BlpC/ComB-like protein, translating into MNPNMFKSAEFYQRRYHHLTTFLTIPLALLLTFLILFSCFVYKEITVTSYGEITPTQVIATVQSISNNPIIANHLTNNQPIKQGDSIIQYAKDLEESQKQVLEKQLATYEKQKSSLNTLLLSLKQGQNLFQNDDQFGYVNTFNHFMSQAQDIDLGFSKIKAETSQQAQLIQDSIVAINQQINSLSQQISDYEELRSAIINQSDSLSSNNPHQATLDAYLSQSQANQETATNQLLFQIDQNLLNLKTSIDSLYRQRANLHQSTSYDNSLNTKLEILRTQFLITASQQLTDVNHHITELKAQLEQATLQVNNLVIKASKSGIVQLNSAFEGKISIPIGHDIAYIYPSLKQTKQALLTYYVSSESVSLLKKNQVVRLALDRHGNQPIVITGTIKTIDELATKTKQGNLFKVTAKLTLSEKESTTIQYGQQGRVISVIAKKTFFDFYKDKLFKVTE
- a CDS encoding bacteriocin; its protein translation is MDKPTRQPKFQELTPSQLTQITGGGWLEGLQKVFNVSKPKLLK
- the dpiB gene encoding sensor histidine kinase, which encodes MKLILFFLEMTTSIGLSLVLFSKISGRQLTWLEVAFSTFLRIGFAVFFTIANHVADISLLNYWSLPIYMVVISWLLLRPLSKTLLIFYGLFPITLWSLWYRLLGFFILPLFKLDYHLTNDGFWGIFTDIVSTLMVFLFLRWLRYDFRALRINLLSDRDKRILGVTNWSMVSYYFLIQLLAYLEYELAVDTYAYRQCMMLGYWIIFMGTVSRLDRSLRDTLQERLTFQRELQLANIESYSRQIEELYREVRGFRHDYSNLIATLKFGIDNDSMSIVRSVYQSVFKDSNKRFRKQKYDVGRLIHVTDTALKSLLAAKFSQALESGISVSLEVPEDISPQGMELIDFLTIVSILCDNAIEAAVEASSSKITISYFTLDNKQLFMIENTTKEEKIDLSFLYDFGVSTKGDNRGVGLYNAMEIINRYPNVMIKTISQNHVFGQTLELRL
- the agrA_3 gene encoding response regulator protein, yielding MRVVILEDDMIQQRYLEKLIKELEVKHQLLFQGLDCFGRPHQLLSAIKKNCGQQLFFLDIEIKNENKKGLEVARQIRQINPDAMIVFVTTHSEFMPLAFQYQVSALDYIDKELPQTEFVQRVETALLYAVRQNSETIAESAFYFTSRYAQVQVPFNDILYIETSSRAHRVNLYTKKERMQFTGTLTDILKQESRFLQCHRSFLINHRNVVRVDKIERVVYFRNGSSCLIARSKMNSVLTTIENLHRGDN
- a CDS encoding bacteriocin subunit; amino-acid sequence: MKQYEDFQMLYELDLASVNGGKINWGSVAGHCAGGAIVTGAFSGPLYVLGAGIGCIVGAGQAIINGL
- a CDS encoding bacteriocin subunit, which produces MNTETINQFDVMNIEALATVEGGYSGKDCLKDMGGYMLIGAGSGALWGAPAGGIGVLPGAFVGAHVGAIGGGFACMGGMIGNRFN
- the rlmCD_2 gene encoding RNA methyltransferase — protein: MNVKIKQKIPLKIKRMGINGEGIGFYKKTLVFVPGALKGEEVFCQVTAVKRNFAEARLLVINKASKNRVKPACSIYETCGGCQIMHLAYPKQLYFKDDIIRQALKKFKPKGYEEFEIRHTLGMAEPQHYRAKLQFQTRSFGGSVKAGLFSEGSHCLVAIDDCLVQDQLTQAIVNHVTQLLDRYRIPIYNERRVAGIRTVMVRRAQASDQVQLIFVSSKEVRLAGLIAELTAAFPQIRTVALNINTSKTSDIYGAKTEILWGQETIQEEVLSHSFALSPRAFYQLNPTQTEVLYSQVVQALEPTAEEHIIDAYCGVGSIGLAVANKVRSVRGMDIIPEAIADARKNAQALGFDNAYYETGKAEELIPSWYAEGYRADALIVDPPRTGLDDKLLQTILHYQPAKMVYVSCNTSTLARDLVPLVQVYDVIYIQSVDMFPHTARTEAVVKLQKRQKPQQ
- a CDS encoding DNA-binding protein, which gives rise to MTEKDKKDRDKVVSLQHYRQADAEDDMLFGHETEFFSDDLEALLNSMDNQLLSDLEHFAGDRAYDLIKYLAFDEDCQHQAWLASKPMGWVNLEERPYLSQKFELAMLYKQNGLYEKALHHLLEIHQYDEGDHLGTRYEILALYVLKSDFTMAEAFYDSKDYHRGDLLMEVPLMVGALLAEREELADDILANLAETVPDFVAIVRQKAFPIDDILAAGALESYEPNSLSSIYLAFFNILPLLMTAQYYLQHYVQEFFEGAEGELTFLEELDLPLSKVNLFNQYGIHTLEDFSAWTTQELLDIPGVGKQMIARLKRLGVIFSQE